GCATGGTATCGAATTTGATCCCGGCCAGCTCGATATCATAATTTTTCAGTACGCTACGATCGAACTTAAGGTTCTGCCCCACCTTCAATGCGTTTTTATCTTCCAGCAGCGGTTTGAGCTGCGCCAGAACAGCATTACGATCCAGCTGATCGGGCGCATCCAGATAATCATGGGCAACCGGCAGGTAGGCGGCTTCGCCCGGCGCCACGGCAAAGGATAAACCGATAATATTGGCGGTTAAGGTATCCAGCGAATCAGTTTCCAGATCGAAGGCAAAGAGCGCGCTTCGCTTCAGCTTCTCCAGCCAGCTGTCGAACGTTTCCTGATCGAGGATGGTGACGTAGCCATCAGAAGAAAGCACGCTACTGCTTTCCGGCTGCGGCGCTGCCTCTTCTACCAGCGCCGTTTGCGCGCCGCTGTTACTTTTCCGTCCCTGTAACCATTTCCCCTCTTGCAGATCGGTAATCCAACGGCGGAACTCATAGTGGCGGAACAGGCCAAGCAGCGTTTCGACATCCGGCTCGTTAACCGTCAGTTGTTCACAGCCGATCTCAAGCTCGACATCCGTTTTGATAGTCGCTAACTGATAGGAGAGCAGCGCCACCTCTTTGTTCTGCTCCAGCTTAGCCGCCATGGTTTTCGCGCCGCGGAAGCTCAAATCGGCGATTTTATCCAGATTGTCATAAAGCGTATTAATGCTGCCTAAACCCTGTAGCAGCGCCTGCGCGGTTTTTTCACCCACGCCCGGCACTCCCGGGATGTTATCGGACGAGTCGCCCATCAGGGCAAGAAAATCAATGATCAGCTCAGGCGGAACACCAAATTTCTCTTTGACTTCATCCGGCCCGAGGATGGCGTTGTTCATGGTATTGATCAGCGTGATATTTGGCGTAACCAGCTGCGCCATATCTTTATCACCGGTGCTGATTAATACCGCGCGTCCCTGTTTTTCCGCCTGCAGGGCCAGCGTGCCGATAACATCATCCGCTTCTACGCCAGATACCGCCAACAGCGGCAAGCCCATGGCGCGCACCATATTGTGTAAAGGCTCGATTTGCGCACGAAGATCGTCCGGCATTGGCGGACGGTGAGATTTATAATGCTCGAATAACTCGTCACGGAACGTTTTGCCCTTCGCATCGAAGACCACTGCAACATGGCTGGGTTGATACTGCAACAGCAAGCTACGCAGCATGTTCAGCACGCCGTACATCGCTCCGGTGGGTTCCCCAGCACTATTGGTAAGCGGCGGAAAAGCATGGTAAGCGCGATAAAGGTAGGAAGATCCGTCTACCAGAATCAAAGGATTTTCTGCGATTTGAGCCATAAGTTTCACGTTCCAGGATGATCGTTGGTATGGCATAAGGATGCCACATGATACGGACAAATATGAAATAACCTGGACGGAAGTTTAGGGATCGCTCGGAAATTACTAAGCGGGATTTGGCTGGCGACCTGTGGATAACTTTGTGCGCAAAAATGCTAACGTATTGTTATTTACGTAAATGTACAATATATCGTTAGAATTAATCTTTTTTAATCAATGATTTGTATCGAAGAAACGATCATGACGCAGGGAAAATCAAAATCGATCAAATGTGGATATAAATATCAGGGATCCTTTTTTGATCGCTGCCGCCTTATTAATTTAACCACGAAAGCATCCGGCGCATGTCGGTTATTTTTTCACCAGACACTACGGGGAAGTATACGACAGGAATAAAAAACGCCGGGATAACCCGGCGCCTTTTTTAGCGTTTTTTTACTTCTTTTCAACCAGGAATTTTACGACGTTGGCATACTGCTGAACGAAGTTATCCATTGAGCTGGTATCCAGGCCGCCGTTGTTAACCATATATTTGCCATTAACAAACATTGCCGGTACGCCACGCAAATCAACATCCGCTGCCGCTTTTTGCTGCTGAGCAACCAGCGCTTTTACCGCAAAGCTATTCCAGGCCGCATCGTAATCTTCCGGCTTAATGCCTGCCGCCTTCACAAAGGCCTCTTTCAGGCTGGCGGGATCGGTAATGGTTTGGGTTTTCTGGATCCCTTCGAAGATAGGTGCGGTTACCTGATCTTCAACGCCAAGCGCCATCGCTACCGCCCACGCGTGAGTAACGATCGGGCCTAAGTCGCCGCCAAGAAAATCGACGTGATATTTAGTGATCTTAACGCCTTCCGGCAGCGTTTTCTTTACGGCATCGCCAACGTGATAGATTTCTTCAAACTGATAGCAGTGCGGGCAGAAAAAGGAGAAAAACTCCATTACCTGAGGCTTACCGGCCACCGGTTTATCCAACGTAACGTACTGCTGACCATCGGTAAACTGCGCAGCTGAGGCACTGAACGCCAGAACCAGACCTACCAGCGCAAGCCATAATTTTTTCATTTCGAGACTCTCTCCATAATCAAACATCAATATTCAGGCATTAACCGCAGTGGCGGTTGCTGTAATACGGTATTTTGCTCTCTGAAGGACGCGATTTGTCTGCGCCAGAAATCTTCTTCCGTCATCCACGGAAAGCTACGCGGAAAAGCAGGATCCTGCCAACGACGAACAATCCACGCCAGATAATAAACCATGCGCATAGCGCGTAAAGGTTCAATTAATGACAATTCATTAATATCAAAGTCTCTGTATTCGTTATACGCCTCCAGCAGGATATCCCACTGGATACGTTGCTGCTGACGATCCCCGCTTATCAGCATCCAGAGATCCTGCACCGCAGGCCCGTTGCGCGCATCGTCTAAATCAACGAAAAGCGGCCTGTCACGCCACAGGATATTGCCGGGGTGACAATCACCATGCAGGCGTAGTGGCGTCCAGCTGTTGTGCCAGCACTGCTGCAAAGTTTTACTTAGCGCCGCGATGCTCGCATTTAATTCATCCTGCAACGTAGAAGGAACCAGCCGGCACTGTCGCAAGATTTGCGCCGGTTCGTCGATATATTCCTGCAGCCCAATGTCAGGACGCGCCGTAAACAGCTTTCGCTCACCGGTTTGATGAATACGGCCCAGGAAACGCCCTACGCTCTCAAGTTGATCTTCATTATCCGTTTCGTATTGTCGGCCGCCCAGGCTGGGGAAGACGGCAAACCAAAAACCATCATGCTGATGTAATGTGCTGCCGTTGAGCATCAGCGGCGCAGCAAGCGGCACCTCATCCTGCTGAAGCTCCAGTGCGAATTGATGCTCTTCTTCAATCTGCGTACGGCTCCAGCGCTGCGGACGATAGAATTTAACGACATAGCGTTGCCGCTCCTCATCGGAAAACTGGTAGACACGGTTTTCATAGCTGTTAAGCGCGGTCAGCCCAGAATCGACACGCAAGCCGGTGTCCCAAAGCGCATCAACAATCGTATCGGGATTGAGGGTGTGAAAGTGAAAGGCGGTATTTTCCATCGTGCATCTCTGCTCAGTGCCAGAAGCGGGTAAGAATAACACCGATCGGTCAGCACGATAGAAAGCGTGAGGAATTAATCTTTAATTATCCCACGCGCACGCAGCAGCGCCGTTTTGAAATCTTCCTCGTAATCTTTTTTGAGACCGGGAATGGCTTCCTGCTTATCTGCGCCACGCATTTTTAGATGATAGATCAGAATATCGTCGGTTAAGGTAGACAACGGGCCGTCAAAACCTGACTCTTCCGCCAGTTTTTGCAAAAATTGCAGTAGGTTAAGATCCGGCTCGCTTTGCCAGGCCGGCTGTAGCAGTTCCAACAGTTCATTCAGTCGATGGTATTTCATAATAGTTATCCACAATGGTTTACTGAAGGCTACGTTAGCAGGGTTATTCCCACAATAAAAGAGAGGGTTTCAGCGTGAGCGAGCAACGGGAAATCATATCCGGCGTGATTCTGGCCGGAGGACGCAGTAGCCGCATGGGTGGTGAGGATAAAGCGCAACTCGTGCTGCAGGGTAAACCCTTATGGCAGCATGTCTGGCGACGGCTGGCTCCGCAGGTAGAGGATGTCAGTATTAGTGCGAACCGCAATCTGACGCTTTATCAACACAGTAAGTTGCGCACCATTAAAGATGTTTTGCCCGATTATCCCGGGCCGCTTGCCGGTATGCTAAGCGCGTTTCAGCAGATCGATAGCCCATGGATCGCCTTTTCCGCCTGTGATACGCCATTCATTCCTGAAGATTACGTTTTGCGTCTCTGGCAGCAAAGAGAGCAGGCGCCTGCTGTTTGGGTACGTTCAGCTGAGCGCGACCATCCTGCGCTGGCTTTAATGCATCGTCAGATTATGCCGGAACTGGCTCGTTATCTGGCCAACGGCGAACGCAGGGTCATGCATTTTTTGCAGCGGGTTGGCGGCCATGGGGTGTTGTTTAACGATAGCGAACAGGCTTTCGTTAATATTAATACGCCAGAAGAATTGGCGCGCTATGAGGAGAAACGCTAAATGTTGCCGATACTGGCTATTGCCGCCTGGAGCGGGACCGGGAAAACCACTCTGCTCAGGCAGCTAATCCCTTTATTAAAAGCACAAGGGATCCGTCCAGGACTTATTAAGCATACGCATCATGATATGGATGTAGATAAACCGGGCAAGGATAGTTATGAATTACGCAAAGCGGGCGCCGATCAGGTATTAGTCGCCAGCCAACAGCGTTGGGCATTAATGACTGAGACAGCAGCTAACGAGACGCTAGATTTTAATTTTCTGATAAGTCGAATGGATGCACGTTCGTTAGATCTCATTCTGGTGGAAGGTTTTAAAGATGAGCCGATCCCACGCATTGTGTTATGCCGCGATCGTAACGAGGAAGAGATAAAAGAATTACTGGATGAACATGTTATCGCCGTAGCCAGCGATCGCTCGCTCGAGGTGGCGGTGCCGCGCTTAAACCTCAACGATCCGCCACAAATTGCGCATTTTATTATGCAGTGGCTGAAAAGCGCTTCCTGAACAATATTAACGGGCGTCAACAGGCGTCCGGTGCGTAAACCGCAGACACGAAAAAGCCCCAGCTTTCGCTGAGGCTCTGTCGTTTGTTTGATGCCTGGCAGTTCCCTACTCTCGCATGGGGAAGCCCCACACTACCATCGGCGCTACGGCGTTTCACTTCTGAGTTCGGCATGGGGTCAGGTGGGACCACCGCGCTCTTGCCGCCAGGCAAATTCTTTGTGCACGGAACGGCTCTTTTGCGCTGCTGCTGCGTTGGCTGCTCTCGCATAACTCAGTTACATACTTCTGTATGCGCCTTCGTTATGTCTCGCTGGCCGCCTGGCTTCAGCACAAAATCTTCCGTTCCCGCAAATATCTATCCGGTGAACAAAGCTGAAAATCTCTCAACTCAAAACGCCTGTGGCGTTGTAAGGTTAAGCCTCACGGGTCATTAGTACCGGTTAGCTCAACGCATCGCTGCGCTTACACACCCGGCCTATCAACGTCGTCGTCTTCAACGTCCCTTCAGGAGACTCAGGGTCTCAGGGAAGACTCATCTCGAGGCAAGTTTCGTGCTTAGATGCTTTCAGCACTTATCTCTTCCGCACTTAGCTACCGGGCAGTGCCATTGGCATGACAACCCGAACACCAGCGGTGCGTTCACTCCGGTCCTCTCGTACTAGGAGCAACCCCTCTCAGTCTTCCAGCGCCCACGGCAGATAGGGACCGAACTGTCTCACGACGTTCTAAACCCAGCTCGCGTACCACTTTAAATGGCGAACAGCCATACCCTTGGGACCTACTTCAGCCCCAGGATGTGATGAGCCGACATCGAGGTGCCAAACACCGCCGTCGATATGAACTCTTGGGCGGTATCAGCCTGTTATCCCCGGAGTACCTTTTATCCGTTGAGCGATGGCCCTTCCATTCAGAACCACCGGATCACTATGACCTGCTTTCGCACCTGCTCGAACCGTCACTCTCGCAGTCAAGCCAGCTTATGCCATTGCACTAACCTCACGATGTCCGACCGTGATTAGCTGACCTTCGTACTCCTCCGTTACACTTTGGGAGGAGACCGCCCCAGTCAAACTACCCACCAGACACTGTCCCCACGCCGGTTCACGGCGCCAGGTTAGAACATCAAACATTAAAGGGTGGTATTTCAAGGATGGCTCCGTGCGAACTGGCGTCCGCACTTCACAGCCTCCCACCTATCCTGCACATCAAGGCTCAATGTTCAGTGTCAAGCTGTAGTAAAGGTTCACGGGGTCTTTCCGTCTTGCCGCGGGTACACTGCATCTTCACAGCGAGTTCAATTTCACTGAGTCTCGGGTGGAGACAGCCTGGCCATCATTACGCCATTCGTGCAGGTCGGAACTTACCCGACAAGGAATTTCGCTACCTTAGGACCGTTATAGTTACGGCCGCCGTTTACCGGGGCTTCGATCAGGAGCTTCTCTTGCGATAACCCCATCAATTAACCTTCCGGCACCGGGCAGGCGTCACACCGTATACGTCCACTTTCGTGTTTGCACAGTGCTGTGTTTTTAATAAACAGTTGCAGCCAGCTGGTATCTTCGACTGGCTTCGGCTCGGGGAGCAAGTCCCTCCACCTACATGCCAGCGTGCCTTCTCCCGAAGTTACGGCACCATTTTGCCTAGTTCCTTCACCCGAGTTCTCTCAAGCGCCTTGGTATTCTCTACCTGACCACCTGTGTCGGTTTGGGGTACGATTCGTTGTTACCTGATGCTTAGAGGCTTTTCCTGGAAGCAGGGCATTTGTTGCTTCAGCACCGTGGTGCCTCGTCGTCACGCCTCAGCCTTGACTCTCCGGATTTGCCTGGAAAGTCAGC
This Mixta hanseatica DNA region includes the following protein-coding sequences:
- a CDS encoding YihD family protein, giving the protein MKYHRLNELLELLQPAWQSEPDLNLLQFLQKLAEESGFDGPLSTLTDDILIYHLKMRGADKQEAIPGLKKDYEEDFKTALLRARGIIKD
- the mobA gene encoding molybdenum cofactor guanylyltransferase MobA — encoded protein: MGGEDKAQLVLQGKPLWQHVWRRLAPQVEDVSISANRNLTLYQHSKLRTIKDVLPDYPGPLAGMLSAFQQIDSPWIAFSACDTPFIPEDYVLRLWQQREQAPAVWVRSAERDHPALALMHRQIMPELARYLANGERRVMHFLQRVGGHGVLFNDSEQAFVNINTPEELARYEEKR
- a CDS encoding serine/threonine protein kinase — translated: MENTAFHFHTLNPDTIVDALWDTGLRVDSGLTALNSYENRVYQFSDEERQRYVVKFYRPQRWSRTQIEEEHQFALELQQDEVPLAAPLMLNGSTLHQHDGFWFAVFPSLGGRQYETDNEDQLESVGRFLGRIHQTGERKLFTARPDIGLQEYIDEPAQILRQCRLVPSTLQDELNASIAALSKTLQQCWHNSWTPLRLHGDCHPGNILWRDRPLFVDLDDARNGPAVQDLWMLISGDRQQQRIQWDILLEAYNEYRDFDINELSLIEPLRAMRMVYYLAWIVRRWQDPAFPRSFPWMTEEDFWRRQIASFREQNTVLQQPPLRLMPEY
- the mobB gene encoding molybdopterin-guanine dinucleotide biosynthesis protein MobB, with protein sequence MLPILAIAAWSGTGKTTLLRQLIPLLKAQGIRPGLIKHTHHDMDVDKPGKDSYELRKAGADQVLVASQQRWALMTETAANETLDFNFLISRMDARSLDLILVEGFKDEPIPRIVLCRDRNEEEIKELLDEHVIAVASDRSLEVAVPRLNLNDPPQIAHFIMQWLKSAS
- the dsbA gene encoding thiol:disulfide interchange protein DsbA, producing MKKLWLALVGLVLAFSASAAQFTDGQQYVTLDKPVAGKPQVMEFFSFFCPHCYQFEEIYHVGDAVKKTLPEGVKITKYHVDFLGGDLGPIVTHAWAVAMALGVEDQVTAPIFEGIQKTQTITDPASLKEAFVKAAGIKPEDYDAAWNSFAVKALVAQQQKAAADVDLRGVPAMFVNGKYMVNNGGLDTSSMDNFVQQYANVVKFLVEKK